The genomic stretch aaccataccctagaaatgttacaaatgaagaaatataaacacaatttctgctacggccgcttagcggccaaacctcgctgagcggactacacgtattacaaaaatatctagaacagtaaacagggatccgcttagcggccaggaaaattgGTTCGGCATTGGAAAGCGCGCTGGACGGGCGCTCAGCGGAGCTTGCTAAACAAAACTTCTCCAAAATGGCTCCAAAATTGCTCCAAAGTGTTCCAAACTTGCCCACTTCATTCCAAGCTTCCCAAAATataaaatacctacaaaaatataaagaaaagctAGTAAATGATgcataaaacaaatgaaaactaaagtatgcgaatatatacacaaaagtggagattttattacaaaatcagaatgaatataatcgataagtgccacaattatatactcaaaataacaacattttggcacttaacccCAAGCAATCTCATTTATTTGCGTGAAGATTTACCCCTGGCTAATTCCCCTGGCTATTCTAAGGAATTCTTGTAGTGTATATAGCTCTAATGGTTACTGAATAATCAAATTACTAttgcatttttaatattttaagagtagattttataaaaaataggCAATATTTATAGTCCCACTTTTTTTCTTTAGTTTAATACAATCTTATTAATAAAATGGCTAAATAATAAATAGAATAGATAAAAAgcaatcaaaatagaaataaatttaaaacacaaGACGTGTCCAACAATTATcaatatacaaataaaaatcaacaaagaaaacaccaccaccaccataataaaaacaaacaaaccaaaaatataAGAAAAGACATTCTAGATAATATTCGAACTGTGCGACTGTGAATAGTGTTAGAATGACCTCCAACTGAGGAAATATAAAATTCCCCTACGCTAAATTAAAGAATGATTGAAATGAATATCTATAACATTCATGATAAACTAAGCttcttaattttagatttttccgTTGTACAACAATTAAAAATTTATGAAACACTTTTCTCCTATTACTatgttaaattaatataataatacttACAACAAACCAATttataatatgttttttttagacTTTTTTcatatgtataaaaaaaatatttttttgcacctcatttaattaattaaattattttctcttAATACTATAAATTTTGTTGTTccaaactaatttaataatattataaattttattaccatactaatttaataatattatttagaaaatttcctcaaattaatttaataaaaaacaaatagtaTAACGGTTTATAagaaaaaatagtatatattttctcaaacatattaaaaaacaatgagaacaatataataaagttaattatatgttttaagCATTTAATATTGACATTTTTAAATAAGATATTAAAGAAGTCTTTGAAGTGTAGTCATACACAAAAAATCTTTATcactaatcaattaattaaatttagtttaaaaaagaataattataatataaaaacttGAATCTATTTAAACAAGTCATACACATGCACTATAATTTTTTTACACGATAATATTTTATGTATTGTTTTTTCAGTTCATCTTTAAACCTGTTGGGACATTTGTGTGCATGGATCATGAAACTATGGAGAGGAAGAGGATGGATGTAGCAAGGTTCCTTATTCGCACAAAATATTCCCTGGTCCTCAATGAAACTATCAATATTGGAGTGAATGATAATGCATATAGTATCAAACTGGTTGAGGACATGCATGGTCCTAAGAGGATTGTTGTACCCAAAGAATGGCATGATGGAATTTTGCATGAAGGTTCGTCGGAGTCGGAGGTAGGAGACTGGGAGGAAAGTGACGGGGACGTTGGGGAGAAGCATTTCAGTGATGTCAGAAGCGGGGCAGATGAAAAGGAGATATCACTTCATAGCCCAAGGGCTACTGTAGCTATGGGGGTTAGAGGGGAAGGAGAAACTCAGTATGTTTTGGAGGAAAGCACTCAACCTTTGACGGAAAAAGTTGGTGAGTCAGGGGATTTTCAGAGAAATAATAGGGATTCTAGGGGAAAGTCTACCCTCTCTGCGCCAACTGTTGCGACAAAAGTTAATGATGATGGAGAGGGGGTATTAAATGTGGAGGAACTTGATAGGTCATATCAAGAAGAGAGAGAGGAGGCTTGCAAAAGTCAGCGTCACGTGGTATCAATAACCACTGGAAATTGTGTATTGGGCCTGGTGGATAAGGAAGGTTTGGATGTTGGTCAGGATCAAGTAGAGTCGGATCCAATTTCATCGTTTGGGCCTGGGAGTCAAAGAAAGCCCAAGAAAAttaaacaagtgacccagatttATGAGAACTTAAAGATCCCCTTTGCTCCTTCTTATTTTTTTTGGCTCTTCTCCACTCACAAGAAAATCATATCCGTCATTCCCTAAATGTGTCACCAGCGAGAGATGAGATTCATGGATCGCATTCAGGAGGATCGGGAGATTCTCTGCTTTGTGGAGAATCCATTAAAGACTCAGGGGTGGAACAGGGGAACAAGCGTATTTGGAAATCTATTCAAGGGGTACCATGATGGGTGTGGAAATCTATCAAAGAGTTGGGGGTTGAGGGGGAAGAGGATGATGAAGTGTTTGAAGGGGTCGCGCGTGACATTGAAGCAAGAGAACGAGCATGTTTTGATGCGGGGAAGGCGAAGATCAGTGGTGTCCAATGAATTTTGGAACTTTCAACATAATAGGGGGTGGTAATTTGGTAAAGAGAAAGAGGGTCTGTAAGATTTTTTCAAAGGCGAAGGTTGACTTATGCTTCATTCAAGAAACAAAGATAAAAAGTATGGAGTAGAATATTATTAAGAGTTTGTGGGGAGTGGAGGAGTGTGAATGGTCGGCGCTGGATTCTGAAGGACAATCGGGGGGTGTAGTTACGATTTGGAGAAAAGGAGTCATCAATTCTGAATTTAGTTTCAAAGCTAAAGGATTCCTGGGAGTTAAAGCTTCTTGAAGAGGTACTAACTGTTATTTTGTTAATGTATATTCCCCTTGTGGTATTGTTGATAAGAGAAGTCTGTGGAGTCAATTGTTGGAATGGAAACATAAACTGCTAAGAGGAGAATGGATAATAGGaggagattttaatgcaataaagGTAGGGGGTGAGAGAATTGGGAGGGTGTCAGCCAATTGAGTTGAAATGCAGGAGTTTTCAAACTTTATAGAAATGCTTAAGGTGGAGTATCTACCGGTGTTAGGGAACAAATTCACATGGATAAATTCCAGCGGTAAAGCGAAGAGTAGAATTGATAGAATCTTGCTTTCGGAAGGGATTATCAATCTGTGGAAGATCGTGGCTCAGGTGATGGGGAACAGAGACATCTCAGACCATAGGCCTATGTGGGTGAAAGCTAGAAATGTGGACTAGGGACCGAAACCATTCAAAGTGTTTAATTATTGGTATGATCATCTGGAATTTGTAGAGTGTGTGATGCAGGAATGGAATTCGAAGCACGTTCAAGGGAGTAGTGCATTTGTTCTAAAAGAAAAGCTGAAACATCCTAGGGATAGATTGAGATGGTGGAATCAAAGAGTATTTGGGTGGCTGGATGTGAAGATAGAGGATGATGTAGACGAATTAAATGCAATAGAAGAGGAAAACATGTTCATTTCAACTTCGTTGAACCAAGATGTGTGCGAGAAAAGGAGACAAATTCAGCACAGTATATGGTAAAATCTCCACTACAAAGAGAGTATGCTGAAATAGAAGGCAAGGGTGAGATGGATAAAAGAAGgaaataataattcaaaatattttcactCTATGTTGAAGACAAGAAATAAAAGGAATATGTTAGTTTCTATCCAAACACCACAGGGTGTTGTGGAAGGAGTGGAGGAGATAAAAAGTGAGGTGAAAAGGCATTATGAAGGGAGATTCAAGAGGCTGGTTAGACCAAGACTGAAATTGCAAGTGCTGGAGTTTAATAGGCTCTCAAGGGAAGATATAACACTATTAGAGGAGGAATTCTCAAGGGAGGAAATTAAAGAGACTGTGTTCAATTACGAAGGGGACAGAAGCCCAGGGCCAGACGGTTTTAATGTTTCTTTCATCAAAAAAATGCTGGGACGTGGTGGGGAATGATATAGTAAGGTGTGTTCAAGACTTCCATAGCAAAGCTTCTCTTCCAAGGGCATTAACAGCTTCGTTCATTGCTCTAATTCTCAAATTTGATCATCCTCAAGGATTAGAGGAATATAGACCTATCTGTTTGATTGGTAGCATATACAAAATAATATCCAAGCTCCTAGCAGCAAGATTAGGGAAAGTCATTGGCAAGTTGATATCAAAGTCTCAAACAGCTTTCGTACCAGGTCGTCAGATCTTAGGTGGTGTGTTAGTTACCAATGAGATTGTAGATTTGGCAAAGATATCAAAGAAGAGCTGTCTGTTGTTTAAAGTAGATTTCGCCCAAGCCTATGATTGTGTAGATTGGATGTTTTTAAAGCAGATGCTATTAAAGATCGGGTTCGGACACCGATGGATTAAATGGATGGATGTGGGAGTGTTTAATAGTAATATGTCAATCTTGGTGAACGGGAGTCCGTCAAGAGAATTTCAAGTTCAAAGGGGACTACGGCAAGGTGACCCGTTGTCACCATGTCTTTTCACTATTGTGGCTGAAGGACTTGCAGGACTGGTGAGGCAGGCTATTAGAGGAGGAGTATATAGTGGCTTCAAGATAAGTGAAGATGTGTCATATGACTTATTACAATTCGCAGACGATACCGTATTTGTTGGGGGATGGTTCATGGAGAAATGTGTGGGCAATCAAGATCATGTTGGGAGCAATTGAGATGGTATCGGGGCTGAGAGTAAACATGTGGAAAAGTAAGCTTTATGGTGTAGAGATTGATCAATCCTTTCTACAGGCAGCAAATCAATTTCTGTGTTGTAAAATTGATAGCATACCGTTTAAGTTCCTAGGGATAACAGTTGATGGTAATCCGAGAAGATTAAGTTTCTGGAATCCGATTATTGATAATATTAGGGCTAAGTTGTCTCCTTGGATTGGAAGGTTGCTTTCAATAGGTGGAAGAGTGACACTCATCAACTTTGTGATAACAAATATTCCTGTTTACCATATGTCCTTCTTCAAAATGCCAGCAAAGGTGTTAGATACAAGTGTAAAGATGCAGCGCAATTTTCTATGGCATAATGCAGGGGAAAAAAAGGTGTTGATTGGATAAGTTGGAGCACAGTTTGTATGAGGAAAGAAGATGGAGGGTTAGGTGTTAAAGACATGGAAAAATTCAACAAGGCTTTGTTAACTAAGTGGCTATGGAGGTTCTTGATGGAAGAGGGAGCAATATGGAAAGGGATTCTAGAGGAAAGGTATGGTCTTTTATATAAAAGATTATTATTTAAGAAACTAAGTGGTAGGCACTCCTTAGAATCAATATGGTTGAGAGACTTGATGAATATTGGTGATAGCAGTAGCGCTGTAGGATTCACTCGAAATATTTCAATTCGTATTGGCGGTGGAAGCAAGGTGCCGTTTTGGAGCAGCAGATGGTTGGGTAGAAATGCATTGCGCTGTGAGTTTCCTAATCTGTTTCAGGTTCTGGATTGTGAAGTCAAAAGTGTGAAGGAAATGGGTGAGTGGGTGAACAATCAGTGGAGGTGGCGGAATATGGAGTTTGAATCAAATCTGAGCCAGGCAGAGTTAGAAGAATGGGGGGAGTTGAGACAGCTTCTATTAGATGTAGCACCTAAGTGGAGGGAGAAGGATTTCTTTGTTTGGCCATTAAATGGATCGGGGGTGTTCAATGTAAAAGACTATTATGGGAGCATGGTTTTGGAACAGACTGATATGGAAGAGGAGCCTGCGACCACAAAAGCTTGGTCAATAGTGTGGAAGTCATGGATGTCGTCGAAGGTTAAAATTTTTGCTTGGAGATTGTTCAAAGATAGATTGGCAACGAGGGTAGAGCTTGTAAAGAGAGTCATTGTAGAAAACAACGATGCATCATTTTGTTTATTTGGCTGCCAATGTCAGGAAAATATTCACCATTTGTTCCTTTCTTGTGGTATAGTAGTCAGGGTGTGGGGGAAAGTTTATCAGTGGCCTGGAATTGCTCAGCAAGTTCACACAGTATGTTGTGAAGACTTTTTGCATATGGTGGGGGTGTTGAAAAGGAGCTGCGTGAAGAGTAGGGTGGAAGTCATATGGGTGACAGTTTATTGGTGTATCTGGAAACAACGTAACGACTTGATCTTTAACAATGGTGTAGTAGACTTAGAGGAAATTGTCCACAATGTGAAAATGTTTACATGGTGGGGGTTAGCAATTGGTAACAAACAAAAGATTTACTGTAATTTTTATGAATGGAGCCATTGTCCTCTAGATTATTTGTAGGTTTTAGGAGTTTACATGGCTGTTAGTTGGATCTATCTGTATTTGTCTGTAACTGTTTGAGAATTTTCTATTCTCTGCACATGTTGCATCTATTTATATACAAATCTCAttgattataaataaaaaaaaaatgcatcTCAAAActctaattgtatttttttttcaatgatatttttagataaaatgtATAGATTCTTCTATTATACAATAATAAAATTTCTCGTGCACGGATTTTCTACTAAttcttaataaaattatattttgtaatgaAGAATATATTTTAGTCAAACACCAAACAGTTACAATTAAAACAATTGTTTTAATTGCGTTATACCAATAGACGATTACTTTGAAGATATGAAAAATTAAGTAAATTTCAAATGTTATTGtaaaaactattattaaaaatcaTTATTATTGATTGTAAGAGAATTATTAGTAAGTATCAAAGAAACTTGTTAAGAGAATTATTATTGATTATAAGTATCATGGTAATAGAAACTTGTTAaaaagattattatttttttcaataagcaattgtATTAGTAAATCGCATTAGGGGTGCAACCCTCACAATACAAAATAACCTTATAAATCGGTAAAACAATCCAGAAGTATCTTGTACCAATCGTAAAAGTAATCCTTCTGATGTCTTATAAGTTATAACTCCTATAATAATTATAACAATTTTTACAATAAAGTAATTCTTCATAATAATTTGTAATAATGTATAGATATTAAAGATATTTAAATATTCTAATAGAAAGTTATATTACttagttattttttaaatttccttgattttgataaaaatatttctcataaccttttaaataaaatattgtattctTACTATAATTGTTTTACTGAGTATGTTGTATTCTTACTATAATTGTTTTACTGAGTATGAATTATACATTTTCCTTTTAAAATGTTTATAACACGAGATTATTTATTTCATAAGCAttagaaacaataaaaaattatttacaaaaaccAAGGCGGCATCCCTCACCCAACATGCTCTTACTTTCATCCTATAAAGTCTGAGATTTCTCACCTCATCCTAAAAGATAAAACGGatctacaaaaagaaaaaaacaaggcCATATTTCTCCTTTCAACACTTCATATCACCTCCCACGAAACCAACCTTCTTCAACACCATTGAACAACATAAACCGAATGTATAGCCACCATTGATTCTCATCCAACAACAATATTCTTGTTCTCTCATTTACACAACTATGACTCTGACCGATCCGCACATCTCACGACACCGAGGCGCACAAACCTGCTCTGCAACTGTGAAAGCCCCACTACTACCAAGTCATGATCTCGATCCGTCGTCGCCTTCGAAGCTACCGGTAGTTTGTTTTTTCTTTCAACCATCTTCATTTTGCTTGTATTGCTTTGTGTTGCACTGTTTTTGTTAAGAGTGTTCTTGACGTGAGAACATTTTGGTTCAACATTTTGGTTCTtgatatatttgtgcatattCCATGTGAGAATAAGAGAATTCTTGGGGTTGTTTAAATCAATTTTGATTTTTAGACTTTAAATGGTGTTTAGTAAATTTGTATTAAAAACTCTTTtcgaaaaaagaattaaaaaaattgtgtatGGCAATCTAAGTTTTTAAAACAGTTTTAtagataaaaaatagaaaatctaTTTGGCAATAAAACTGTTTTTGGGATgaccaaataaaaataaaacttttagatatttcattttttaaatttattatattatattaaataattaaaaatataagaaataaagaaaattatgTGTCAGTATAgataaaaattagtaataatataatttaaatattaattaatatgtttTATAACTTAAATAGTACATTATTGTTTAGagaaaatttttttcttttaaactgCAGTTATAATTAAAAAGAGAgtagttattattaaaataaaatataatattataagggcttaataattaaaaagcagttgaagaaattaaacaaattttataagaTAGCATTATTGTCAgaaactttttttattattactagataataacataaatataaatatacatgtaGTGTGTTGAACACAAGCTGAAATTTAAATGTATATGGCTTATACAAAGTTTTATGAGTGTAATGTTGTGCTCTGTGTTCCACTGATTTTGTTAAGAGTGTTTTTAATCATTTTGGTTCAACTTATTGATGAAAAGATAAATTTGCGCATTTTCATGTGAGAATAAGAGATTTCTTGTCTTTATTTAAGTAAGTATTGTTGTAAATAATTTCCAATAAGGTTGGTAGATTATTTTCCTTTTACTTTACGTTACGATTTCAGGAGTTTATCTTAGCCGCTGCCTTACTTTATTTTGTTCTCTCtttctattttgtttaatttatattCACTCAAATCAATCCACACTAATAGGTTAGCCCAACCGATCCAAACCAACCCACTCTTataattttattgaataatttatagtttttttattattttaccacTGTTATTTAATTTTGCAGGACCTGAGTGTTCTACTATTGGAGCATTTGGTCAGCATGAGTCTTTTAAACCCACAATCAAAAGATCAAAAAGTATTTGGTCAGAGCTCGACTAAGGTGATTTTTACTTCAATTTAAATTTGCAATCTTTTAATTTAGGAGTACTTATtggtttttatttatattttttaattatagatagttcatttaaaatttatctaattaaatgactTTAACTTCAAattgaaagagaataaaaaataaatagtttgaAGATTTTAGTTAACGGGAGTGCGACGAATGATTTTTCGGCCCAAAGAGGTTTGCGTCAAGGTGATCCTTTGTCGCCTTTCTTATTCGTGCTTGCTTTGGAAGATTTGACCGCTTTAGTCAAAAAGTCGGTGGAAGTGGGGGATTTTAAACCGTTCAAATTTGGAGAGGATGATTGTGTagacattcttcaatttgcggacgataccGTTATCCTTGGAGAACCGACTTGTGACAACCTTTGGAGTATGAAAGTGATTTCCAAGAGTAATATTATAGGAGGGCATATTAGTGATTGGATGATGCATAAGGCAACATCGTTTCTAGCTTGCAAGAAAGGTAATGTTCCGTTCAAGTTTCTTGGCATTTGGGTGGGTATCAATCCTAGAAGGAAGAAGGGGTGGAAGGAGGTTCTATCTCATATCAAAAATAGACTTTCGACTTGGAAAGGTAGAAATATCTCCATTGGAGGTAGGTTGATTCTTATCAATTCGGTTCTAAATGCTATTCCAACGTTCACTCTTTCTTTTTATAAGGCTCCTAAGAAGATCATCCCAGAGATAAGAGGGCTTCAAAGCAACTTTTTGTGGAGTGGCAATGTTAACAACAGAGGTATTCATTGGATCAAATGGGATGTTGTTTGCA from Vicia villosa cultivar HV-30 ecotype Madison, WI linkage group LG4, Vvil1.0, whole genome shotgun sequence encodes the following:
- the LOC131594755 gene encoding uncharacterized protein LOC131594755 isoform X3, with translation MTLTDPHISRHRGAQTCSATVKAPLLPSHDLDPSSPSKLPDLSVLLLEHLVSMSLLNPQSKDQKVFGQSSTKVLLWTALRSRL
- the LOC131594755 gene encoding uncharacterized protein LOC131594755 isoform X2, whose protein sequence is MTLTDPHISRHRGAQTCSATVKAPLLPSHDLDPSSPSKLPDLSVLLLEHLVSMSLLNPQSKDQKVFGQSSTKDLEPLLLEEEHSVSMALSCPP